One Paraburkholderia agricolaris genomic region harbors:
- the nagA gene encoding N-acetylglucosamine-6-phosphate deacetylase, producing the protein MLTGNILTTDGWIHGTLEYENGRITALTGERADPAKNDAPYILPGFIDLHVHGGGGSDVMEGGDAIETITRTHARYGTTSLLATTMTAPRAELMNVVAGLGNNARIRTPGGARVLGVHLEGPYINPGKLGAQPDAAVSAVMDEVLKYLSIAPIRVVTLAPEIAGHMEIISEMAARGVRVQLGHSLGTYDDAVAALKHGACGFTHLFNAMSPLHHRNPGLVGAALAHAEFAEIIPDLLHVHPGAIRAALRAIPRLYVVTDSTSATGMPDGEYRLGSQHVTKCLGGVRLADGTLAGSTLTMDQALRNLVSIGLPIADVSNRLSRYAADYLGIEDRGRIARGAWADVVVFDRELALTATYVEGESIVEYA; encoded by the coding sequence ATGCTGACCGGAAACATACTCACCACCGATGGGTGGATTCACGGCACGCTCGAATACGAAAACGGCCGCATCACGGCACTGACCGGCGAACGCGCCGATCCGGCGAAGAACGACGCGCCCTACATCCTGCCTGGCTTCATCGATCTGCACGTGCATGGCGGCGGCGGTTCCGACGTGATGGAAGGCGGCGACGCGATCGAAACCATCACCCGCACGCATGCGCGTTACGGTACGACCAGCCTGCTCGCTACCACGATGACCGCGCCGCGCGCCGAGCTGATGAATGTCGTCGCGGGGTTGGGCAACAACGCGCGGATTCGCACACCAGGCGGCGCGCGCGTGCTCGGCGTTCATCTTGAAGGTCCGTATATCAATCCCGGCAAACTCGGCGCGCAGCCGGACGCCGCCGTGTCCGCGGTGATGGACGAAGTGCTGAAGTATCTGTCGATCGCGCCGATTCGCGTGGTCACGCTGGCGCCGGAAATCGCCGGCCATATGGAGATCATTTCCGAGATGGCGGCGCGTGGTGTGCGCGTGCAGCTTGGCCATTCACTCGGCACTTACGACGACGCCGTCGCCGCGCTCAAGCACGGTGCATGCGGTTTCACACACCTGTTCAACGCGATGTCGCCGCTGCATCACCGTAACCCAGGCCTCGTCGGCGCCGCGCTCGCGCACGCCGAATTCGCCGAAATCATTCCCGACTTGCTGCACGTTCATCCGGGCGCGATCCGTGCCGCGTTGCGCGCGATTCCGCGCCTCTACGTGGTGACGGACAGCACTTCGGCCACCGGCATGCCCGACGGCGAATACCGCCTCGGCAGCCAGCATGTGACGAAGTGCCTCGGCGGTGTGCGTCTTGCCGACGGCACACTCGCCGGCAGCACCCTGACGATGGATCAGGCGCTGCGCAATCTTGTATCGATCGGCTTGCCGATCGCCGATGTTTCAAACCGTTTGTCGCGCTACGCCGCCGACTACCTCGGCATCGAAGACCGCGGCCGCATTGCACGCGGCGCGTGGGCCGATGTGGTCGTGTTCGATCGTGAACTGGCGTTGACCGCGACATACGTCGAAGGAGAATCAATTGTCGAATATGCTTAA